A window of Bradyrhizobium sp. AZCC 1610 contains these coding sequences:
- the phoB gene encoding phosphate regulon transcriptional regulator PhoB, with protein sequence MSARIMVVEDEEALTTLLRYNLDAEGYDVETVARGDDADTRLKERVPDLVVLDWMLPGLSGIELCRRLRARPETKQLPIIMLTARGEESERVRGLATGADDYIVKPFSVPELLARVKGLLRRASPERLATVLTYGDIELDREKRRVARSGRQIDLGPTEYRLLEFFLEHPGRVFSREQLLDSVWGRDIYIDERTVDVHIGRLRKLLNPGREQDPIRTVRGAGYALDDRFAKVEP encoded by the coding sequence ATGAGCGCGCGCATTATGGTGGTCGAGGACGAGGAAGCGCTGACCACGCTGTTGCGCTACAACCTCGACGCCGAAGGTTATGATGTCGAAACCGTCGCCCGCGGCGACGATGCCGACACGCGGCTGAAGGAGCGCGTGCCCGATCTCGTCGTGCTCGACTGGATGCTGCCGGGGCTGTCAGGCATCGAGCTCTGCCGCCGCCTGCGGGCGCGGCCGGAGACCAAGCAATTGCCTATCATCATGCTCACGGCGCGCGGTGAGGAGAGCGAGCGGGTGCGCGGGCTTGCGACCGGCGCCGACGATTACATCGTCAAGCCGTTCTCGGTGCCGGAACTGCTGGCGCGGGTGAAGGGCCTGCTGCGGCGGGCGAGCCCCGAGCGGCTCGCCACCGTGCTGACCTATGGCGACATCGAACTCGATCGCGAGAAACGCCGCGTCGCGCGTTCGGGCCGCCAGATCGATCTCGGCCCGACCGAATATCGCTTGCTGGAATTTTTCCTGGAGCATCCCGGCCGCGTCTTCAGCCGCGAGCAATTGCTCGACAGCGTCTGGGGCCGCGACATCTATATCGACGAGCGCACCGTTGACGTCCACATCGGCCGCCTGCGCAAACTGCTCAATCCGGGCCGCGAGCAGGACCCGATCCGCACCGTGCGCGGCGCGGGATATGCGCTGGATGATCGGTTCGCGAAGGTGGAGCCGTAA
- a CDS encoding GcrA family cell cycle regulator, with amino-acid sequence MTVLTWSDDRVEQLKKLWEAGLSASQIAAELGNVTRNAVIGKVHRLGLSGRAKSPSSAAPRQRKARPAAQQMMRVSRPVSRGNTALAHAFDMELEPDPVAFDNVVPMSQRLSLLELNEATCHWPVGDPSSPEFFFCGGKALAGLPYCAHHSRIAYQPAADRRRQQPKPTR; translated from the coding sequence ATGACGGTATTGACCTGGTCCGACGATCGCGTCGAGCAGCTGAAGAAGCTCTGGGAAGCCGGATTATCGGCCAGCCAAATTGCCGCGGAACTCGGAAATGTGACGCGAAACGCCGTGATCGGCAAAGTGCACCGGCTGGGCCTGTCCGGCCGCGCCAAGAGCCCCTCCTCGGCCGCCCCGCGGCAGCGCAAGGCGCGCCCCGCCGCCCAGCAAATGATGCGGGTGTCGCGCCCGGTTTCGCGCGGCAACACCGCGCTCGCCCACGCCTTCGATATGGAGCTGGAGCCCGATCCGGTCGCCTTCGACAATGTGGTGCCGATGAGCCAGCGGCTGTCGCTGCTCGAACTGAACGAGGCGACCTGTCACTGGCCGGTCGGCGATCCCTCGAGCCCGGAATTCTTCTTCTGCGGCGGCAAGGCGCTCGCTGGCCTGCCCTATTGCGCGCACCACTCGCGCATCGCCTATCAGCCCGCCGCCGACCGGCGGCGGCAGCAGCCGAAGCCGACGCGGTAA
- a CDS encoding aspartate aminotransferase family protein, which produces MTNSATSHLLPVFARVDLGFERGEGCWLTATNGERYLDFTSGVAVNALGHCHPHLVAALQEQATKLWHMSNLFKSPDGEKLAARLCEQSFADLVFFCNSGAEAMEGVIKVVRRYQFSKGHPERYRLVTFEGAFHGRTLGTLAATGSAKYLEGFGPPMDGFDQVPHGDLEAVKKAIGPHTAGILIEPVQGEGGVRSAPQAFFKALRQLCDEHGLLLAFDEVQTGMGRTGDLFAYKRVGVTPDVMSLAKALGGGFPIGAVLATAEAASGMSPGSHGSTFGGNPLAIASANAVLDVMLKPGFFDHVQKMSLLLKQKLASVVDRYPAVLSEVRGEGLLVGVKAVVPPGDLVNALRDEKLLTVGAGDNVVRFLAPLIVTEAEIDLSVQMLERACVALSGAPLKKAAG; this is translated from the coding sequence ATGACCAATAGCGCCACGTCGCATCTGCTCCCTGTCTTTGCCAGGGTCGATCTCGGCTTCGAGCGCGGCGAGGGCTGTTGGCTGACCGCCACCAATGGCGAGCGCTATCTCGACTTCACCTCGGGGGTTGCGGTGAATGCGCTGGGCCACTGCCATCCGCATCTGGTTGCGGCGCTGCAGGAGCAGGCGACGAAGCTCTGGCACATGTCGAACCTGTTCAAGAGCCCGGATGGCGAGAAGCTTGCCGCGCGGCTCTGCGAGCAGAGCTTTGCCGACCTGGTGTTCTTCTGCAATTCCGGCGCCGAGGCGATGGAAGGCGTGATCAAGGTCGTGCGCCGCTATCAGTTCTCCAAGGGGCATCCCGAACGCTATCGGCTCGTCACCTTCGAGGGCGCGTTCCACGGCCGCACCCTGGGCACGCTCGCCGCGACCGGCTCCGCCAAATATCTCGAGGGTTTTGGGCCGCCGATGGACGGCTTCGACCAGGTGCCGCATGGCGATCTCGAGGCGGTGAAAAAGGCGATCGGACCGCACACCGCGGGCATCCTGATCGAGCCGGTGCAGGGCGAGGGCGGCGTGCGCTCCGCGCCGCAGGCCTTCTTCAAGGCGCTGCGCCAGCTCTGTGACGAGCACGGCCTGCTGCTGGCGTTCGACGAGGTGCAGACCGGCATGGGCCGCACCGGCGATCTCTTCGCCTACAAGCGCGTCGGCGTGACGCCGGATGTGATGTCGCTGGCCAAGGCACTCGGCGGCGGTTTTCCGATCGGCGCGGTGCTGGCCACCGCCGAAGCCGCCTCCGGCATGTCGCCGGGCTCGCACGGCTCGACCTTCGGCGGCAATCCGCTGGCGATCGCTTCCGCCAACGCCGTGCTCGACGTGATGCTGAAGCCCGGCTTCTTCGACCACGTGCAGAAGATGTCGCTGCTGCTGAAACAGAAACTGGCCTCCGTGGTCGATCGTTATCCCGCCGTGCTCTCGGAAGTGCGCGGCGAGGGACTGTTGGTCGGCGTCAAGGCCGTGGTGCCGCCGGGCGATCTCGTCAACGCGTTGCGCGACGAGAAATTGCTCACCGTCGGCGCCGGCGACAATGTGGTACGGTTCCTCGCGCCGTTGATCGTGACCGAGGCCGAGATCGACTTGTCCGTTCAGATGCTCGAGCGCGCCTGCGTTGCGCTGTCGGGCGCACCGTTGAAGAAGGCGGCGGGATGA
- the argF gene encoding ornithine carbamoyltransferase, with amino-acid sequence MSKSVRHFLDISELPPSELRNMLALGADMKAKLKAQEKPGDKGKKPLEGKTLAMIFERPSTRTRVSFDVGMRQLGGESIMLTGAEMQLGRGETIADTARVLSRYVDAIMIRILNHDALLELAAHATVPVINGLTRRSHPCQVMADLMTFEEHRGPIEGRTVAWTGDDNNVLASWAHAAERFKFQLNVATPPQLAPNKAMKDWIKATQAPIVLGNDPEAAVRGADCVVTDTWVSMGDKDGEHRHNVLKPYQVNEKLMSLAKSDAIFMHCLPAHRGEEVTDEVIDGPQSVVFDEAENRLHAQKGILAWCFNEGA; translated from the coding sequence ATGAGCAAGTCGGTCCGTCACTTCCTCGACATCAGCGAACTGCCGCCGAGCGAATTGCGCAACATGCTGGCCTTGGGCGCCGACATGAAGGCAAAGCTCAAGGCGCAGGAAAAACCTGGTGACAAGGGCAAGAAGCCGCTCGAAGGCAAGACGCTGGCGATGATCTTCGAACGTCCCTCGACCCGCACGCGGGTGTCGTTCGATGTCGGCATGCGCCAGCTCGGCGGCGAGTCCATCATGCTGACGGGTGCGGAGATGCAGCTCGGCCGCGGCGAGACGATCGCCGACACCGCGCGCGTGCTGTCGCGCTATGTCGATGCGATCATGATCCGCATCCTCAACCACGACGCGCTGCTGGAATTGGCCGCGCATGCCACCGTGCCCGTGATCAACGGGCTGACGCGGCGCTCGCATCCCTGCCAGGTGATGGCCGACCTGATGACCTTCGAGGAGCATCGCGGGCCGATCGAGGGCCGCACCGTGGCCTGGACCGGCGACGACAACAACGTGCTGGCGTCGTGGGCGCATGCGGCGGAACGTTTCAAGTTCCAGCTCAATGTCGCGACCCCGCCGCAGCTCGCGCCGAACAAGGCGATGAAGGACTGGATCAAGGCAACGCAAGCTCCGATCGTGCTCGGCAACGATCCCGAGGCCGCGGTTCGCGGTGCCGACTGCGTCGTCACGGATACGTGGGTGTCGATGGGCGACAAGGACGGCGAACATCGCCACAACGTGCTCAAGCCCTATCAGGTCAATGAGAAGCTGATGTCGCTGGCCAAGAGTGACGCGATCTTCATGCACTGCCTGCCCGCGCATCGCGGCGAGGAGGTCACCGACGAGGTGATCGACGGCCCGCAATCGGTCGTGTTCGACGAAGCCGAAAACCGCCTGCATGCGCAAAAGGGCATATTGGCTTGGTGTTTTAACGAAGGGGCGTAG
- a CDS encoding Hsp33 family molecular chaperone — translation MDSQSDIKITTEASVRAPSSVPVDDAVLPFEVAELDLRGRLTRLGPALDDILTKHDYPTPVGKLLGEAIVLATLLGSALKFDGRFILQTQTDGPVSFLIVDFQSPDRLRAYARYDAKRLKDGQDSGALLGKGHLAMTIDQGQDMSRYQGLVALDGGSLEDAAHEYFLRSEQIPTRVRLAVGEEWRGGDGGKHRWRAGGMLLQFLPKAPERARQADLHPGDAPDGAVTHSVAEDDAWVEGQSLIGTVEDVELIDPDLSGERLLYRLFHEPGVRVFTPLPLRAQCSCSREAVSAMLKSFAPKDRAEMVKDDKVVVTCEFCSSVYEFTPHEAGVEE, via the coding sequence ATGGATTCACAATCAGACATCAAAATCACGACCGAGGCCTCCGTTCGCGCGCCGTCGTCCGTTCCCGTCGATGACGCGGTGCTGCCGTTCGAGGTCGCAGAACTCGATCTGCGCGGACGGCTGACCCGGCTCGGCCCAGCGCTCGACGACATCCTGACCAAGCACGATTACCCAACCCCGGTCGGCAAGCTGCTCGGCGAAGCGATTGTGCTGGCGACGCTGCTCGGATCGGCGCTGAAATTCGACGGCCGCTTCATCCTGCAGACCCAGACCGACGGCCCGGTGTCGTTCCTGATCGTGGATTTTCAGTCGCCGGACCGCCTGCGCGCCTATGCGCGCTACGACGCGAAGCGGCTGAAGGACGGCCAGGATTCAGGCGCTCTGCTCGGCAAGGGTCATCTCGCCATGACCATCGATCAGGGGCAGGACATGAGCCGCTATCAGGGCCTGGTGGCGCTCGACGGCGGCAGCCTCGAAGACGCCGCGCATGAATATTTCCTGCGCTCCGAGCAGATCCCGACCCGCGTGCGGCTCGCGGTCGGCGAAGAATGGCGCGGCGGCGACGGCGGAAAACACCGCTGGCGCGCCGGCGGCATGCTGCTGCAGTTCCTGCCGAAAGCGCCGGAGCGCGCGCGGCAGGCCGACCTGCATCCCGGCGATGCGCCTGATGGCGCGGTGACGCATTCCGTTGCCGAAGATGATGCCTGGGTCGAGGGCCAGTCGCTGATCGGCACCGTCGAGGATGTCGAGCTGATCGATCCCGATCTGTCGGGCGAGCGCCTGCTGTACCGGCTGTTTCACGAACCCGGCGTGCGCGTGTTCACCCCGCTGCCGTTGCGCGCGCAATGCTCGTGCTCGCGCGAAGCGGTCTCCGCGATGCTGAAAAGCTTTGCGCCGAAGGACCGCGCCGAGATGGTCAAGGACGACAAGGTGGTGGTGACCTGCGAGTTCTGCTCCTCGGTATATGAGTTCACGCCGCATGAAGCGGGCGTGGAGGAATAG
- the apaG gene encoding Co2+/Mg2+ efflux protein ApaG — MYRAVTRQIEVTVEPNFLPERSSVDRGQYFWSYTIVITNTGAETVQLRTRHWIITDATGRKQEVRGEGVVGEQPVLAPGERFEYTSGVPLPTASGFMTGRYQMVSESGERFEIDVPTFSLDSPDNRRVLN; from the coding sequence ATGTACCGCGCCGTCACCCGCCAGATCGAAGTCACCGTCGAACCGAACTTCCTCCCCGAGCGCTCGTCGGTCGATCGCGGCCAGTATTTCTGGTCCTACACCATCGTCATCACCAATACCGGCGCCGAGACCGTGCAGCTCCGCACCCGGCACTGGATCATTACCGACGCCACCGGCCGCAAGCAGGAAGTCCGCGGCGAAGGCGTGGTCGGCGAGCAGCCCGTGCTCGCGCCGGGCGAGCGCTTCGAATACACCTCCGGCGTGCCGCTGCCGACCGCGTCGGGCTTCATGACCGGACGCTACCAGATGGTCAGCGAAAGCGGCGAGCGGTTCGAGATCGACGTGCCGACGTTCTCGCTGGATAGCCCCGATAACAGGCGGGTATTGAACTAG
- a CDS encoding OpgC domain-containing protein, whose translation MSSIADPVTGTRRSDAKAVSAAPAVTLPVAGERELRLDLFRGMALWLIFIDHLPTNILTWFTIRNYGFSDATEIFIFISGYTAAFVYGRAMLEAGFVVATARIMRRVWQIYVAHVFLFTIFLAEISYVATRFENPLYSEEMGIMDFLKQPDVTIVQALLLRFRPVNMDVLPLYIVLMLFLPVILWLMKWRADIALGLSVLLYALTWHFDWYLTAYPSGFWIFNPFCWQLLFVFGAWCALGGAARMSRILSSPVTMWICVAYLAAAFFVTLTWHIPQLSFLMPKQLEQWMYPITKTDLDVLRFAHFLALAALTVRFLRKDWSGLKSPWLRPLILCGQHSLEIFCLGIFLAFAGHFVLAEVSGGALTHALVSLAGILIMWGVAWVISWYKHSADKGASKTKIAGGNADMAGGGA comes from the coding sequence ATGTCGTCCATTGCCGATCCAGTTACCGGAACGCGTCGCAGCGATGCCAAGGCGGTGTCTGCCGCGCCGGCGGTCACGCTGCCGGTGGCTGGCGAGCGCGAACTGCGGCTCGACCTGTTTCGCGGGATGGCGCTATGGCTGATCTTCATCGACCATCTGCCGACCAACATCCTGACCTGGTTCACGATCCGAAACTACGGATTTTCCGACGCCACCGAGATCTTCATCTTCATCTCCGGATACACCGCCGCGTTCGTCTACGGCCGCGCGATGCTGGAGGCCGGCTTCGTGGTGGCCACCGCGCGTATCATGCGCCGGGTCTGGCAGATCTACGTCGCGCATGTGTTCCTGTTCACGATCTTCCTTGCGGAAATATCCTACGTCGCGACCCGTTTCGAGAATCCGCTCTATAGCGAAGAAATGGGCATCATGGATTTTCTCAAGCAGCCTGACGTCACCATCGTGCAGGCGCTGCTCCTGAGATTCCGGCCCGTCAACATGGACGTGCTGCCGCTCTACATCGTGCTGATGCTGTTTCTGCCTGTTATCCTGTGGCTGATGAAGTGGCGGGCCGACATCGCGCTGGGGCTGTCGGTGCTGCTGTACGCACTGACCTGGCACTTCGACTGGTATCTGACGGCCTATCCGAGCGGCTTCTGGATCTTCAACCCGTTCTGCTGGCAGTTGCTGTTCGTGTTCGGTGCCTGGTGTGCGCTGGGCGGGGCGGCGCGCATGTCGCGCATCCTGTCGTCGCCGGTGACGATGTGGATTTGCGTTGCCTATCTCGCGGCCGCGTTCTTCGTCACGCTGACCTGGCACATTCCGCAGCTTAGCTTCCTGATGCCGAAGCAGCTCGAACAGTGGATGTATCCGATCACCAAGACGGATCTGGACGTGCTGCGCTTTGCCCATTTCCTCGCGCTGGCGGCGCTCACCGTGCGCTTTCTGCGCAAGGATTGGTCAGGGCTCAAATCGCCCTGGCTGCGACCATTGATCCTGTGCGGCCAGCATTCGCTTGAGATATTCTGTCTCGGCATCTTCCTGGCCTTCGCCGGGCACTTCGTGCTGGCCGAAGTTTCCGGGGGTGCTCTTACGCACGCCCTGGTCAGCCTTGCCGGAATCCTCATCATGTGGGGCGTGGCGTGGGTGATTTCGTGGTACAAGCATTCGGCCGACAAAGGAGCGTCGAAAACGAAGATCGCTGGTGGCAACGCCGACATGGCGGGAGGAGGCGCATGA
- a CDS encoding SGNH/GDSL hydrolase family protein: MRPGSGAVLVLTLFAGLAAGGFARAQDAAPQACQVPSHLLSTESTLPKVAEAVKNARPLTVLVVGSRSSTILSSEASAYPAKLQAALKEKLPSIPVNLTVELQTGKTAEEVDANLVKLVEAKRPTLVIWQTGTVDAMRSVDPDDFRGAIDEGLVALQNAGADVVLVNLQYSPRTETMISAPPYLDNMRVVAQQHNVPLFDRFAIMRHWNDAGDFDLFSTFHGTDMAKRVHGCLGRALSKFVLDAARLDQAQQN; the protein is encoded by the coding sequence ATGAGGCCCGGTTCCGGAGCTGTGCTGGTCCTGACCCTGTTTGCCGGCCTTGCAGCCGGTGGTTTTGCTCGCGCCCAGGATGCCGCCCCTCAGGCCTGCCAAGTCCCAAGCCATCTCCTCTCCACCGAGAGCACGCTTCCGAAGGTGGCCGAGGCCGTCAAGAACGCCCGGCCGCTGACCGTCCTGGTGGTGGGCAGCCGCTCATCGACCATCCTTTCCTCCGAAGCCAGCGCCTATCCGGCCAAGCTGCAGGCGGCCCTGAAGGAGAAGCTGCCCTCGATCCCGGTCAACCTCACCGTAGAACTCCAGACCGGGAAGACGGCCGAGGAGGTGGACGCCAACCTCGTTAAGCTGGTGGAAGCAAAAAGGCCTACTTTGGTCATCTGGCAGACGGGGACCGTCGATGCTATGCGATCCGTCGATCCCGACGATTTTCGCGGTGCGATCGACGAGGGACTTGTTGCGCTGCAAAATGCAGGAGCCGATGTGGTTCTGGTCAATCTGCAATACAGCCCGCGCACCGAAACGATGATTTCTGCGCCGCCCTACCTGGATAACATGCGCGTGGTGGCGCAGCAGCACAACGTTCCGCTGTTCGATCGGTTTGCTATCATGCGTCACTGGAACGACGCCGGAGATTTTGACCTGTTCAGTACTTTTCACGGCACCGACATGGCCAAGCGGGTTCATGGCTGCCTCGGCCGCGCGCTGTCGAAATTTGTGCTCGATGCGGCCCGCCTCGACCAGGCGCAGCAGAATTAG
- a CDS encoding SGNH/GDSL hydrolase family protein — protein MSFHCPFRLSIWLTVSAAGLALLTPASVLPLHAQTAPQQTGQRAALSDSAKTENTAENKPSAESVPPQAAPMAATNPAAQKGITGKAIDKVKEVAKSAGDIFSRVPCLPPKGASKSMGSLPRVANKLVAGQPVVIVAFGSSSTAGFGATSPEFNYPNRLAAQLRRQYPTADISVVNAGKGGEDAPEMMKRLQTSVIDMRPDLVIWQVGTNAVLRNLDPGETAKLVEEGITRIQAVGADIVLIDPQYSPRVNEHAESAGKMMKLLNKTAELRKVGIFPRFAVMKDWHEKQAIPIENFVIADGLHMSDWGYACFAQLLGDDIIKSVGQIKLGVSVPSDVRAYRPM, from the coding sequence ATGAGTTTTCACTGCCCTTTTCGTTTGTCGATATGGCTGACTGTCTCCGCCGCGGGGCTGGCGCTGTTGACGCCTGCCTCGGTGCTGCCGCTGCACGCCCAGACGGCCCCGCAACAGACCGGCCAGCGGGCGGCGCTGTCCGATAGCGCCAAAACTGAAAACACGGCTGAAAACAAGCCCTCGGCTGAAAGCGTCCCGCCGCAGGCCGCGCCGATGGCTGCCACCAATCCGGCCGCGCAGAAGGGCATCACCGGCAAGGCGATCGACAAGGTGAAGGAGGTCGCGAAGTCAGCCGGCGACATCTTCAGCCGTGTTCCGTGCTTGCCGCCAAAGGGTGCTTCCAAATCGATGGGATCGCTGCCGCGCGTCGCGAACAAGCTCGTCGCGGGTCAGCCGGTGGTGATCGTCGCGTTCGGATCGTCTTCGACCGCCGGTTTTGGCGCGACCTCGCCGGAGTTCAACTATCCCAACCGGCTCGCCGCGCAATTGCGCCGGCAATATCCGACGGCCGACATCTCCGTCGTCAATGCCGGCAAGGGTGGCGAGGACGCGCCGGAAATGATGAAGCGGCTGCAGACCTCCGTCATCGACATGCGTCCGGACCTGGTGATCTGGCAGGTCGGCACCAACGCCGTGCTGCGCAACCTCGATCCGGGTGAGACGGCAAAACTCGTCGAGGAAGGGATCACGCGCATTCAGGCCGTTGGCGCCGACATTGTGCTGATCGATCCGCAATATTCGCCGCGGGTCAACGAGCACGCCGAAAGCGCCGGCAAGATGATGAAGCTGCTGAACAAGACCGCCGAGCTTCGCAAGGTCGGCATCTTCCCGCGCTTCGCCGTGATGAAAGACTGGCACGAAAAGCAGGCGATCCCGATCGAGAATTTCGTGATCGCCGACGGCTTGCACATGAGCGACTGGGGCTACGCCTGCTTCGCGCAACTGCTCGGCGACGACATCATCAAGTCGGTCGGCCAGATCAAGCTCGGCGTCAGCGTGCCGTCGGACGTGCGGGCTTATAGGCCGATGTGA
- a CDS encoding O-succinylhomoserine sulfhydrylase — MSETKATTRYRPETRLVHSGALRSQFGETSEALFLTQGFIYDSAEQCEARFKGEDPGFLYSRFSNPNISMFERRMIELEGAEAARATATGMAAVTTAILAPLKAGDHVVAAKAMFGSCRYVVEDLLPRYGIQSTLVDGLDLDQWKRAMQPNTRTCFLESPTNPTLDVLDIQAIAEIAHKGGARLIVDNVFATPIWQSPLSLGADVVIYSATKHIDGQGRCLGGIILSSEAFIAEHIHNFMRQTGPSMSPFNAWVLLKGLETLAVRVRAQTETAAKVADALAKHPKISRLIYPGRSDHPQAALVKKQMRAGSTLIGFEVKGGKAGAFRCLNALQISRISNNLGDAKSLVTHPATTTHQRLTPEARAELGISEGFIRFSAGLEHADDLIEDFEAALEMA, encoded by the coding sequence ATGTCTGAGACTAAGGCTACCACCCGCTATCGTCCCGAAACCAGGCTGGTGCATTCCGGCGCCCTGCGTTCGCAGTTCGGAGAGACCTCCGAAGCGCTGTTCCTGACGCAAGGGTTCATCTACGACAGCGCCGAGCAATGCGAGGCGCGGTTCAAGGGCGAAGATCCGGGCTTTCTCTACTCGCGCTTCTCCAATCCCAACATCTCGATGTTCGAGCGGCGCATGATCGAGCTCGAAGGCGCCGAAGCGGCACGCGCGACCGCGACCGGCATGGCGGCGGTGACCACCGCCATCCTCGCGCCGCTGAAAGCCGGCGACCACGTGGTGGCGGCGAAGGCGATGTTCGGCTCCTGCCGCTACGTGGTGGAAGATTTGCTGCCGCGTTACGGCATCCAGTCCACCCTCGTCGACGGCCTCGACCTCGACCAGTGGAAGCGCGCGATGCAGCCCAACACCAGGACCTGCTTCCTGGAGAGCCCGACCAATCCGACGCTCGACGTGCTGGACATTCAGGCGATTGCCGAGATCGCGCACAAGGGCGGCGCGCGGCTGATCGTGGACAATGTGTTCGCAACCCCGATCTGGCAGAGCCCGCTGTCGCTCGGCGCCGACGTCGTGATCTATTCGGCCACCAAGCACATCGACGGCCAGGGCCGCTGCCTCGGCGGCATCATCCTGTCCTCGGAAGCGTTCATCGCCGAGCACATCCATAATTTCATGCGCCAGACCGGCCCTTCGATGTCGCCGTTCAATGCCTGGGTGCTGCTGAAGGGGCTGGAGACGCTGGCGGTGCGCGTACGCGCGCAGACCGAGACGGCGGCCAAGGTGGCGGACGCGCTCGCCAAGCATCCTAAGATCTCGCGGCTGATCTATCCCGGGCGATCAGATCATCCGCAGGCCGCGCTGGTGAAGAAGCAGATGCGCGCCGGCTCGACTTTGATCGGCTTCGAAGTGAAGGGCGGCAAGGCCGGCGCCTTCCGCTGCCTCAACGCGCTGCAGATCTCGCGCATCTCCAACAATCTCGGCGACGCCAAGAGCCTCGTCACCCATCCCGCCACCACGACGCATCAACGCCTGACGCCGGAGGCGCGCGCCGAACTCGGCATCAGCGAAGGTTTCATTCGCTTCTCGGCCGGGCTCGAGCATGCCGATGATCTGATCGAGGACTTTGAGGCCGCGCTGGAGATGGCGTGA
- a CDS encoding 2'-deoxycytidine 5'-triphosphate deaminase, producing the protein MPFTLPPDANGILPDRMIAAMADAGLILPAYPFVESQIQPASLDLRLGDIAYRVRASFLPGPGATVAERIDELKLHEIDLSDGAVLETNCVYIVPLLESLALPRQIVAAANPKSSTGRLDVFTRVIADGTRRFDMIGAGYHGPLYAEISPKTFPVLLREGSRLSQVRFRAGDAVLNADELDALHGAERLVDIDDADLANGVALSVDLSGENTSGFVGYRAKRHTGVVDIDRRGGYAVDEFWEPIPARPDGSLILDPGEFYILASKEAVQIPPDYAAEMVPFDPLVGEFRVHYAGFFDPGFGYAGAGGQGSRAVLEVRSREVPFILEHGQIVGRLVYEKMLSRPDAMYGQRIGSNYQAQGLKLSKHFRV; encoded by the coding sequence GTGCCGTTCACGCTTCCGCCCGACGCCAACGGAATTCTGCCCGACCGCATGATCGCGGCGATGGCGGATGCGGGGCTGATCCTGCCGGCCTATCCCTTTGTCGAAAGCCAGATCCAGCCGGCGAGCCTCGATTTGCGGCTGGGCGACATCGCCTACCGGGTGCGCGCGAGCTTTCTGCCCGGCCCGGGCGCCACCGTCGCCGAGCGCATCGACGAGTTGAAGCTGCACGAGATCGACCTTTCGGACGGCGCGGTGCTGGAGACCAACTGCGTCTACATCGTGCCGCTGCTGGAAAGCCTCGCGCTGCCGCGGCAGATCGTGGCGGCCGCCAATCCGAAGAGCTCCACCGGGCGGCTCGACGTCTTCACCCGCGTGATTGCCGACGGCACCCGCCGCTTCGACATGATCGGCGCCGGCTATCACGGCCCGCTCTATGCCGAGATCAGCCCGAAGACGTTTCCGGTGTTGCTGCGCGAGGGCTCCCGGCTCTCACAGGTGCGCTTCCGCGCCGGAGATGCCGTCCTCAACGCCGACGAACTCGACGCGCTGCACGGCGCCGAGCGGCTGGTCGATATCGACGATGCGGATTTGGCCAACGGCGTGGCGCTGTCCGTCGATCTCTCCGGCGAGAATACCTCAGGCTTCGTCGGCTACCGCGCCAAGCGCCACACCGGCGTGGTCGATATCGATCGACGCGGCGGCTATGCGGTCGATGAATTCTGGGAGCCGATCCCGGCACGTCCTGACGGCAGCCTCATCCTCGATCCCGGTGAATTCTACATCCTGGCCTCGAAGGAGGCCGTGCAGATCCCGCCGGACTACGCCGCGGAAATGGTGCCGTTCGATCCGCTGGTCGGCGAATTCCGCGTCCACTATGCGGGATTCTTCGATCCCGGCTTCGGCTACGCCGGTGCCGGCGGGCAGGGCTCGCGCGCCGTGCTCGAAGTGCGCTCGCGCGAGGTGCCGTTCATCCTCGAGCATGGCCAGATCGTCGGCCGCCTGGTATACGAAAAGATGCTGTCGCGGCCCGACGCCATGTACGGCCAGCGCATCGGCTCGAACTACCAGGCGCAGGGCCTGAAGCTCTCCAAGCATTTCCGGGTGTAG